From one Babesia bovis T2Bo chromosome 3, whole genome shotgun sequence genomic stretch:
- a CDS encoding putative alanyl-tRNA synthetase translates to MYAGGIILLWATALDPLVARIAALTPRPGVTRRPYDAFIRRQAEQAGTNPGSSEFIVNSSGWVRSEFIRHFEKHGHVFWKSSPVLPHNDPTLLFANAGMNQFKDIITGKADQSTEYGRLRRVCNSQKCIRAGGKHNDLDDVGRDSYHHTFFEMLGNWSFGDYFKKEAIDMAWELMTEVYKLDKSRLYVTYFGGDPKLPNCGPDEEARDLWLRHLPASRILPFGMKDNFWEMADTGPCGPCSEIHYDHIGGRDAASLVNADDPMVVELWNLVFMQYNRKSDGSVELLPRPCVDTGMGLERVCAVLKSSNSNYDGDLFTDIFAYVNKLMPHLPPYGGSDSMIDVAYRVVADHARCLTVAIADGVEPSNDGRGYVLRRILRRAVRYGKEHLGSSGPFMSKLVDCVVASLGVAFPEIQNNNDKIAATIHNEEVLFLETLDKGCDRFRKMVAKLQAGTENSKDLVVSGADAFLLYSSFGFPPDLTQLMAREMGLDVDIDGFNEHFKRHQQLSEKKLCKSDDPVEQGMADLLSTLSADVLATISNSIGGRVTDDSLKYHGFAEAYDVDLEYDVEVLAQWSLSGLNKPLTEGDVFVLVLDRTPFYAESGGQIWDVGTLGPFNVMKVLKMAGMVFHFCVYHEGNAMPGARVKAKVDYKRRVKVACNHTGTHLLNFVLREVYDEQSYQKGSQLDEEKLKFDIAANKQMPDETLQRIEDRMQEIIDANWKIEVREIDFKDAVEIPGIRANFTDVYPEVVRVVAMTKDGQPIDGKAYSVEICGGTHVPFTGVLKSAIIVGEESVSKGVRRLTLATNEKSEDSKAILASYWQQLETLESELYKFSDGMDTATMAQQANDNMKRLTALRFQMQSEKLLPLLGRRDLKNKFDTLINQQVEAGKVHQKRLGVIAKNMSTEYVNKFKAGDFGSAKVTLGTVDMIKMDANDLEGDVKSVNLFAQTLSKALPKMAILITSKNRDSTCVSCRCVVPAGTGLDAIALAKEAAISLGYQQDIARGSATNASWTVESE, encoded by the exons ATGTACGCCGGAGGGATTATTCTACTCTGGGCAACTGCATTGGACCCCCTAGTAGCGAGAATCGCTGCCCTAACTCCGCGGCCCGGGGTCACGCGACGTCCATACGACGCTTTTATCCGCAGACAAGC TGAACAGGCCGGTACTAACCCCGGCAGTTCGGAATTTATAGTTAATTCGAGTGGTTGGGTTAGAAGTGAGTTTATACGGCATTTTGAGAAGCATGGACACGTCTTCTGGAAAAGTTCACCGGTACTTCCGCACAACGATCCGACTCTCTTGTTCGCCAATGCTGGTATGAACCAATTCAAAGACATTATTACGGGTAAAGCTGATCAATCAACTGAATATGGACGATTGCGACGTGTTTGCAATAGTCAAAAGTGTATCCGAGCAGGTGGTAAACACAACGATCTAGATGATGTTGGTCGTGACAGCTACCATCACACATTTTTTGAAATGCTGGGTAATTGGAGCTTTGGTGATTACTTCAAGAAAGAAGCTATCGATATGGCATGGGAACTAATGACTGAAGTTTACAAACTAGACAAATCTAGGCTATATGTCACATACTTCGGAGGGGACCCTAAATTGCCAAATTGTGGCCCAGATGAAGAAGCACGTGACCTGTGGCTACGCCACTTGCCGGCGTCCAGAATATTGCCATTTGGTATGAAGGATAACTTCTGGGAGATGGCTGATACTGGGCCTTGTGGACCGTGTTCCGAAATACACTACGACCATATTGGAGGTCGCGATGCAGCCAGTTTAGTAAATGCTGACGATCCCATGGTGGTTGAATTGTGGAATTTAGTGTTTATGCAATATAACCGTAAAAGTGATGGTAGCGTAGAGTTGCTCCCGAGGCCATGCGTGGATACTGGTATGGGACTGGAGCGTGTCTGTGCAGTACTGAAATCAAGTAACAGCAACTATGATGGTGACCTATTTACCGATATTTTTGCATACGTTAACAAGTTGATGCCACACCTACCGCCGTATGGTGGATCTGATTCAATGATAGATGTTGCATACCGTGTTGTAGCAGATCATGCAAGGTGTCTCACTGTCGCTATTGCAGATGGTGTGGAACCATCGAACGACGGAAGAGGATATGTTCTTAGGCGTATACTCAGAAGGGCAGTGCGGTACGGGAAGGAGCACTTGGGCTCATCGGGGCCTTTCATGTCCAAGCTGGTAGATTGCGTTGTGGCATCCCTTGGTGTAGCCTTCCCAGAAATACAGAATAATAATGACAAGATCGCTGCCACCATCCATAACGAAGAAGTCTTGTTCCTGGAAACTCTGGATAAAGGCTGCGATCGATTCCGCAAAATGGTAGCAAAACTACAGGCAGGTACTGAAAATAGCAAGGACCTAGTTGTCAGTGGTGCAGACGCCTTCCTGCTCTACAGTTCATTTGGTTTCCCACCGGACTTGACCCAACTTATGGCACGAGAAATGGGTCTAGATGTAGATATTGATGGCTTCAATGAGCATTTTAAACGCCATCAACAACTATCCGAAAAGAAGCTCTGCAAGAGTGACGACCCAGTAGAGCAAGGAATGGCCGATCTATTGTCTACGCTGTCCGCCGATGTCCTGGCAACTATTTCAAACTCTATCGGTGGCCGAGTGACTGATGACTCACTGAAGTACCACGGTTTTGCAGAAGCCTATGATGTAGACCTAGAGTACGACGTTGAGGTACTAGCCCAATGGTCCCTGTCAGGATTGAATAAGCCACTTACCGAAGGAGATGTGTTCGTCTTGGTATTGGACAGGACACCGTTCTATGCGGAATCCGGAGGGCAAATATGGGATGTAGGAACTTTAGGACCATTCAACGTCATGAAGGTACTCAAAATGGCTGGAATGGTGTTCCACTTTTGCGTCTACCACGAAGGTAACGCCATGCCAGGTGCAAGGGTAAAAGCTAAAGTAGATTATAAACGACGTGTTAAGGTAGCCTGCAACCACACGGGAACCCATTTGCTCAACTTTGTCCTTAGAGAAGTGTACGATGAACAGTCGTACCAGAAAGGATCGCAATTAGATGAGGAAAAGCTTAAGTTCGATATTGCAGCAAATAAGCAGATGCCTGATGAAACATTGCAGCGCATTGAAGACCGAATGCAAGAGATTATAGACGCTAACTGGAAAATAGAAGTCAGGGAAATAGATTTCAAAGATGCCGTAGAAATACCTGGTATTAGAGCCAACTTCACCGATGTATACCCAGAAGTGGTGAGAGTGGTTGCAATGACCAAAGATGGCCAACCGATAGACGGCAAAGCATACTCAGTGGAAATATGCGGAGGGACACATGTGCCATTTACTGGAGTACTCAAGAGCGCCATCATAGTGGGCGAGGAAAGTGTATCAAAAGGTGTACGCCGCTTGACACTTGCCACAAACGAAAAGAGCGAGGATTCAAAGGCTATTCTGGCGTCCTACTGGCAGCAGTTGGAAACCTTGGAATCCGAGCTATATAAATTCAGTGATGGAATGGACACGGCTACCATGGCACAGCAGGCCAACGATAATATGAAGAGACTGACTGCACTACGATTCCAGATGCAAAGCGAGAAATTACTACCACTGCTTGGGAGACGTGATTTGAAGAACAAGTTTGACACCTTGATTAACCAGCAG GTCGAAGCTGGAAAGGTACACCAGAAACGTCTTGGAGTTATTGCTAAAAACATGTCTACGGAATATGTCAATAAGTTCAAGGCAGGCGACTTCGGTTCGGCAAAGGTGACCCTCGGAACAGTAGACATGATCAAGATGGATGCTAACGACCTAGAAGGTGACGTCAAATCGGTAAATCTGTTCGCACAGACACTATCCAAAGCGTTACCGAAAATGGCAATTTTGATCACATCCAAGAATCGTGATTCCACGTGTGTATCATGCCGATGTGTAGTGCCTGCAGGAACAGGCCTCGATGCCATCGCACTGGCAAAGGAAGCTGCAATTAGTCTTGGGTACCAACAAG ATATCGCGAGAGGGTCGGCTACCAATGCAAGTTGGACCGTGGAATCTGAATAG
- a CDS encoding WD domain G-beta repeat family protein has translation MQILDSGSNSSRVPGPGVAFCSLGAHFNTLTALQSPEQSIHRFATASNDYSASNRIVVVDFNEENNSISLFAQSSPTHPIKQLLDFDDQQGRLRFLASVRELDPNAGFVRVLELDNRTSELKVVATTEPLATAITAIAITQDSKRSPGYRIAVVHPESVALLELRAAKLEQSARYELNSKTKTTIENSQQLYSHRFITGKFDPHHKDIFACACENGFRLFDWRQLEANFYVGRGNCHTTGVVNIDFNPNVPNELATAGDDGKIAFWDLRSTTEPIEVLEGYHKNSVQYALFNSFHDNLMLSGGPSATLLNVRNTEPKLVHQTSFTSRAGAWSLTDAWHFAALVGNNIVVESIPSALKYKLLL, from the exons ATGCAGATACTGGATTCAGGATCGAATTCCAGTAGAGTGCCCGGCCCAGGTGTGGCCTTTTGTTCTCTGGGCGCACACTTTAACACCTTAACCGCGCTCCAAAGCCCTGAACAAAGTATACACAGGTTCGCCACAGCTTCCAACGATTATTCGGCATCAAATAGG ATCGTTGTGGTTGACTTTAATGAGGAAAATAACTCAATATCGCTATTTGCACAGTCGTCACCAACGCATCCCATTAAACAGCTGCTTGATTTCGATGATCAGCAGGGAAGATTAAGATTCTTAGCATCTGTACGTGAGTTGGATCCCAATG CTGGTTTTGTACGTGTTCTAGAATTAGACAATAGGACATCTGAACTTAAAGTAGTCGCTACCACTGAGCCTCTAGCCACGGCTATCACAGC CATTGCCATAACCCAAGATTCGAAAAGAAGCCCAGGATATCGTATAGCTGTAGTTCACCCAGAATCAGTTGCACTCCTGGAGTTAAGAGCTGCAAAGTTGGAGCAAAGCGCCCGATACGAGCTGAATTCAAAGacaaaaacaacaatagAGAATAGCCAACAGCTATATAGTCACAGATTTATCACAGGGAAGTTTGATCCACATCATAAGGACATCTTCGCTTGCGCCTGCGAAAACGGATTCCGTCTGTTCGATTGGCGACAATTAGAAGCCAATTTCTATGTTGGCAGAGGTAATTGCCAtactaccggtgttgtaAATATAGACTTTAACCCAAATGTGCCTAACGAGCTTGCAACTGCGGGTGACGACGGTAAAATCGCATTCTGGGACCTTAGGTCGACAACTGAGCCCATAGAAGTACTGGAGGGATACCACAAAAACAGCGTGCAGTATGCACTATTTAACTCGTTCCACGACAATCTAATGCTCTCTGGTGGACCGAGCGCAACGTTGTTGAACGTCAGGAATACTGAACCCAAATTAGTACACCAAACCAGCTTTACCAGTAGAGCTGGTGCTTGGAGCTTAACCGACGCATGGCATTTTGCCGCACTTGTAGGGAACAACATAGTAGTGGAATCGATACCTAGTGCGCTTAAATATAAGCTGCTGCTCTGA
- a CDS encoding putative integral membrane protein: protein MLNFNETKAPDRVVPKPPMLCKRTSDIICTFLSGVILLSLIFKFTTIFFIAAALFLCRGLTSDSTIDWTKALMPILGIMPSMAKFTYDVFYCLLTGEPL from the exons ATGCTGAACTttaatg AGACAAAAGCACCTGATCGCGTGGTTCCTAAGCCTCCTATGTTATGTAAGCGTACTTCTGACATTATATGCACATTTCTTTCTGGTGTCATTCTTCTATCACTAATTTTCAAG TTTACTACTATTTTCTTCATCGCAGCTGCTCTCTTCCTCTGCCGAGGTCTTACTTCAGACTCTACCATTGACTGGACCAAAGCTTTAATGCCTATTCTAGG CATTATGCCCTCAATGGCTAAATTTACATATGACGTGTTCTACTGTCTACTTACGGGCGAACCGCTGTAG
- a CDS encoding DNA repair protein rad10 family protein, which produces MDPVESNTSKEHCIIVSPRQRGNPLIRHFKNIKWVEGDTQYDYKITDSIQVLFLSLKYHRMHRGYIITRLKHLRSYKVRNPFIICQVDIAEPQEEISELTIITFTLGYRILLSWGPRESATILEILKLDGHKGLEFLNRKEEKTQLETVQGIIAAIRNVNSTDAVKISRTASTFKEILRCTADTLGGIPGLGKRKVESIISAFNDSFF; this is translated from the exons atgGACCCTGTCGAATCAAACACGAGCAAAGAACATTGTATTATTGTTTCGCCAAGGCAGCGTGGTAATCCTCTGATAAG acattttaaaaatataaagtgGGTGGAAGGAGATACTCAATACGATTATAAAATAACGGATTCAATACAAGTTTTGTTTCTATCGTTGAAGTACCATCGTATGCACAGAggttatataataacaagGCTGAAGCACTTAAGGTCATATAAAGTAAGGAATCCATTTATTATATGTCAAGTAGATATAGCTGAACCACAGGAGGAGATAT CCGAACTGACCATCATAACTTTTACTCTGGGTTACAGAATTTTACTTAGTTGGGGCCCACGTGAAAGTGCAACTATTTTGGAAATACTTAAACTGGATGGTCATAAGGGATTGGAATTCCTTAACAGAAAAGAGGAAAAGACACAATTAGAAACCGTTCAAGGGATCATAGCAGCAATAAGAAACGTAAACAGTACAGACGCTGTAAAAATATCTAGAACGGCAAGCACATTTAAAGAAATTCTTCGTTGTACAGCAGATACACTTGGCGGTATACCAG GCCTTGGCAAACGGAAAGTAGAGTCCATCATTTCGGCATTCAACGATAGCTTCTTTTAA